One window of the Colletotrichum destructivum chromosome 4, complete sequence genome contains the following:
- a CDS encoding Putative WD40/YVTN repeat-like-containing domain superfamily, giving the protein MLAFTNNRSRPATNNVIDLTDKRHVDIDLTTLDDSPPASPRPNGIDAEPPRKRQRVSDGPFLSRKSRDLAACLRAQVKPYIDASLADIPADKVNIRELGIRVMNDIGLTSQFSLGFTHHGGFLPQALEKELADKARDLVEHYRWHHEYQIAATPALSPTPTFQRAPSNLAAFPVAPAASPSRRPLEGPVRAPLTASRPSTRPVTTPRVESRPHVPDFPIVPVSSTNYRTKARANSFKSWRTHLSRSALATARRKAKVAWMNMPRRPYITTEERETIRRGTSKLVRTREAATLGCLPFHVDFTPDEMEAVRQKIRTRCDKKTKSKRSSDTARELGKLLRKQPKLLTIIPPELELQGALSQRDQVAIRNLLDELVDRYKRPARQPKVLTLEVDASDKQGEAQRMSQLPSLLFAREIDGNRGFGRMRRHVNLSNEFRNAHEDDLEMRAEWVGCAGDIMTIVWTSDTNFICGATAHSDSHNQQYNKAGNLLLCSATRGQLKAYPDHRIPRPIVEKGENSTEAMRESQSPWLYSSVVSSDYDQTNDRAYTSSFDKTVKAWRVDKTGGNMTILGTWYHQGNVNFVAVSKHESGMVATAADVATQAVRVYDVNSNDVSSSPYRTYSGARAWNEGDEQTTVTQKWAYFPATMRWGLAKEVQHMLLVGYSPRSLTGDDNDIPDDKQNTGEICLWNCLTGEKIKVLTASTQNVFEVVWHPTLPSFLVATSPAGLMVDDSTMTQIRIFRPSLTPEGDTAFGEIQCLDCPARDINELTIKPNSVIYSYVTAACTDGKVYVWDTARGDKPIHALRHKTPIDEFSGDREEADVGVKFTAWGTTPDRFYTGGSDGVVKVWNVRNPRRPLIRDILEAPGAISCGAFSPCFSRLAVGDASGKVMLLSLNEEDEPPAKYIMPPMPSGVGPRSTRPVRRPMPIVEHEEPPALNSTSEPRTGVERGRMLLASGQLVRHRNPTVGVVQGPAYQTLALHRSELHFEGDPSQPLLAKVEGEQQENRKMFRRKSLKVTRYRPLQDKLSATLEARHNENIAKDLDLQKLDEMTRLDLLLDQVCIDDPIYDQGWDFEYEEGVDYKKSAWAALWE; this is encoded by the exons ATGCTCGCCTTTACCAACAACCGTTCCAGGCCGGCCACGAACAACGTCATTGACCTGACCGACAAACGCCACGTTGATATCGACTTGACTACGCTCGACGACTCTCCTCCGGCTAGTCCGCGTCCGAATGGGATCGATGCCGAGCCGCCTCGAAAGCGGCAGCGCGTTTCTGATGGTCCCTTCCTTTCGAGAAAGTCGCGCGACCTTGCAGCCTGTTTGAGGGCACAGGTCAAGCCTTATATCGATGCTTCTTTGGCGGATATTCCTGCGGACAAGGTTAACATCCGCGAGCTTGGCATAAGA GTTATGAACGACATAGGCTTGACGTCCCAATTCTCGCTCGGGTTCACTCATCATGGCGGCTTTCTTCCGCAAGCTCTAGAGAAGGAATTGGCAGACAAGGCACGCGATCTTGTTGAACATTATCGCTGGCATCAC GAGTACCAGATCGCTGCTACGCCGGCGCTTTCACCAACACCGACCTTCCAGCGAGCACCCTCGAACTTGGCCGCATTCCCCGTGGCTCCAGCTGCCTCGCCTTCCAGACGCCCATTAGAAGGCCCTGTGCGCGCACCTTTGACTGCATCGAGACCCTCAACGCGCCCCGTGACCACACCTCGAGTCGAGTCTCGGCCACATGTTCCGGACTTCCCGATCGTTCCCGTCTCGTCGACAAACTACCGGACAAAAGCGCGAGCGAATTCATTCAAGTCATGGCGAACGCACTTATCCCGATCAGCACTGGCCACAGCGAGGCGCAAGGCCAAAGTTGCGTGGATGAACATGCCACGGCGGCCATACATTACTACCGAAGAGCGAGAGACTATCCGTCGTGGCACATCCAAGCTTGTTCGCACGAGAGAGGCGGCGACACTCGGCTGTCTCCCTTTTCACGTCGACTTCACGCccgacgagatggaggctGTGCGGCAGAAGATACGGACGCGGTgcgacaagaagaccaagagcAAGCGGAGTAGCGACACTGCCAGAGAATTAGGAAAATTGCTTCGTAAGCAACCGAAGTTGCTAACCATCATACCGCCGGAGCTTGAGCTGCAAGGCGCTCTATCACAAAGAGACCAAGTTGCGATTAGAAATCTTTTGGACGAGTTGGTCGACAGGTATAAGAGGCCGGCTAGGCAGCCTAAGGTGTTGACACTGGAGGTAGACGCTTCTGATAAGCAGGGCGAGGCACAGCGTATGAGTCAATTACCTTCGCTTCTCTTCGCTCGCGAGATCGACGGCAACCGTGGCTTTGGAAGAATGCGACGCCACGTCAACCTCTCGAACGAGTTTAGGAATGCTCATGAGGATGATCTGGAGATGCGGGCAGAGTGGGTGGGCTGCGCTGGTGACATCATGACCATCGTCTGGACCTCGGACACCAATTTCATCTGCGGTGCCACGGCTCACTCTGATTCGCATAACCAACAGTACAACAAGGCAGGCAACCTGCTGTTGTGCTCTGCAACCAGGGGCCAATTGAAGGCATATCCCGATCACAGGATTCCACGGCCGATCGTTGAGAAGGGAGAGAACTCGACCGAGGCGATGAGGGAAAGCCAGAGTCCTTGGCTGTACTCTTCGGTGGTGTCTTCCGACTACGACCAGACCAACGATCGCGCGTACACATCGAGTTTCGACAAGACAGTCAAGGCCTGGAGAGTCGACAAGACGGGGGGCAACATGACAATTCTGGGCACATGGTACCACCAGGGCAACGTTAACTTTGTCGCCGTTTCCAAGCACGAGTCTGGCATGGTGGCTACCGCTGCGGACGTAGCCACCCAGGCTGTGCGTGTTTACGATGTGAACAGCAACGACGTCTCCTCGAGCCCATACCGGACCTATTCCGGCGCCAGAGCCTGGAATGAGGGCGACGAACAGACGACAGTAACCCAGAAATGGGCCTATTTCCCGGCAACAATGCGATGGGGTTTGGCAAAGGAAGTGCAGCACATGCTTCTTGTTGGCTATTCTCCACGAAGCTTAACCGGAGATGATAACGACATACCGGACGACAAACAAAACACAGGAGAAATCTGCCTCTGGAACTGCCTGACTGGCGAGAAAATCAAGGTCTTGACAGCATCCACACAGAATGTTTTCGAGGTTGTTTGGCACCCCACACTACCCAGTTTCCTTGTGGCAACTTCGCCGGCTGGGTTGATGGTAGACGACAGCACGATGACGCAGATTCGGATCTTCCGACCTAGTCTGACTCCCGAAGGCGACACGGCATTTGGCGAGATCCAATGCTTGGATTGTCCAGCCAGGGACATCAACGAGCTTACCATTAAGCCCAATAGCGTCATCTACTCCTATgtgacggcggcctgcaCCGATGGTAAAGTCTACGTGTGGGATACCGCTCGTGGCGACAAGCCGATCCATGCTCTCAGGCATAAGACGCCTATTGACGAGTTTTCTGGCGACCGAGAGGAGGCAGACGTAGGTGTAAAGTTCACCGCGTGGGGAACTACACCGGACCGCTTCTACACGGGTGGATCAGACGGTGTGGTCAAGGTCTGGAATGTACGGAATCCACGACGGCCCCTGATTCGGGATATCTTGGAGGCTCCTGGTGCTATATCATGCGGTGCTTTCTCTCCCTGTTTCTCGAGACTGGCTGTCGGCGACGCTAGCGGAAAGGTTATGCTTCTGTCGCTTAatgaggaggacgagccACCTGCCAAGTACAtcatgccgcccatgccaTCCGGTGTGGGACCGCGAAGCACCCGCCCAGTCCGACGTCCAATGCCGATTGTAGAACATGAAGAGCCTCCAGCTCTCAATTCGACTAGCGAGCCTCGTACGGGGGTtgagagaggaagaatgCTACTGGCAAGCGGCCAGCTGGTCCGACACCGAAACCCCACGGTTGGCGTGGTTCAGGGGCCGGCATATCAAACCCTCGCTCTGCACCGCTCCGAGCTTCACTTCGAAGGCGACCCATCCCAGCCCCTCCTAGCCAAAGTCGAAGGGGAGCAGCAAGAGAACCGAAAGATGTTTCGCCGGAAATCGCTGAAGGTCACCCGCTATCGACCCCTGCAGGACAAGCTCTCGGCTACCCTCGAGGCTCGGCACAATGAAAATATAGCGAAGGACTTAGACCTCCAGAAGCTGGATGAGATGACGCGGCTAGACTTGCTCTTGGATCAGGTATGCATCGATGATCCCATCTACGACCAAGGGTGGGACTTTGAGTACGAGGAGGGGGTTGATTACAAGAAGAGCGCTTGGGCAGCGCTGTGGGAATGA
- a CDS encoding Putative GNAT domain, acyl-CoA N-acyltransferase, translating into MPAPSNLILEPVTLEDVTALTEVWFAAFAHDPAINRLWPDTPLVRAWWDGANRSDIVAKPFQRFVKVVDPNIADARGGARIAAWAKWDTSMPGQRGRRYPPWCEDMPGKVCDAFIESEERERGRLMGEENHYYLDTLVTHPDYQRRGAGSMLLKWGCELADENGVGAYVDSSKAGRGLYERFGFLDMSESDAGEVASMVRRRRSQDSCCLPAKC; encoded by the exons ATGCCTGCCCCCAGCAACCTGATTCTTGAGCCAGTGACCCTTGAAGACGTCACCGCCCTAACAGAGGTCTGGTTCGCTGCCTTCGCGCACGACCCAGCAATCAACCGCCTCTGGCCCGACACGCCTCTCGTACGGGCGTGGTGGGACGGCGCCAACCGCAGTGACATTGTCGCCAAGCCATTCCAGCGGTTCGTCAAAGTTGTCGACCCGAACATCGCGGACGCCCGCGGGGGAGCGAGGATAGCCGCCTGGGCCAAGTGGGACACCTCCATGCCCGGGCAGAGGGGGCGTCGTTATCCTCCCTGGTGCGAGGACATGCCCGGGAAGGTCTGCGATGCTTTTATAGAGAGcgaagagagggaaaggggacgGTTAATGGGGGAGGAGAACCATTATT ATTTGGACACGTTGGTGACGCACCCGGATTATCAGCGACGAGGTGCCGGGTCGATGCTATTGAAATGGGGGTGTGAGCTTGCAGATGAAAACGGGGTTGGGGCCTACGTCGACTCTAGCAAGGCCGGCAGGGGGCTCTACGAAAGGTTTGGGTTCTTGGATATGAGCGAAAGTGATGCAGGCGAAGTTGCGTCGATGGTTAGGCGACGGCGTTCCCAAGACTCCTGTTGTCTACCAGCCAAGTGTTAG
- a CDS encoding Putative S-adenosyl-L-methionine-dependent methyltransferase superfamily translates to MSDTYAHRNQEYWNRAAEEVYKDKWVHDLQSQISDFLESHVDWLALPKDIQENRPAKMMDYACGNGIVTRSLHRLFSQCIGVDITEGMLDKYRATAIDIGLSESQIVAVQGNLLGPFVETTKPPMGQEQLSNFDLVAICMALHHVDDIDMAIKRLSERLRPGGVLLVVDWAKRDTASNSAGKDSQYAHHQHQHQYHHPQHQNQPHPASRTISHDSFTEEQVVGLFDGADCGHSSFVLAERLSDVPGARTGKMQLFFARATKL, encoded by the exons ATGTCCGATACCTATGCCCACAGAAACCAGGAATACTGGAA CCGTGCAGCCGAAGAGGTATACAAGGACAAATGGGTCCATGACCTCCAATCTCAGATCTCGGACTTCCTGGAGTCGCACGTTGACTGGCTCGCTCTGCCCAAGGATATCCAAGAAAACAGACCGGCCAAGATGATGGACTACGCATgcggcaacggcatcgtCACACGT TCACTCCATCGCCTGTTCTCTCAATGTATCGGTGTCGATATCACGGAGGGCATGCTGGACAAATATCGTGCTACAGCCATTGATATTGGCCTCTCCGAGTCTCAGATAGTGGCCGTTCAGGGAAACCTCCTGGGACCCTTTGTGGAGACAACCAAGCCCCCAATGGGCCAAGAGCAGCTGAGCAACTTCGACCTGGTGGCTATATGCATGGCCCTGCACCACGTCGATGATATTGACATGGCCATCAAGCGTCTGTCCGAGAGGCTTCGTCCTGGCGGCGTACTTCTCGTTGTGGATTGGGCCAAACGAGACACTGCGAGCAACAGCGCTGGCAAGGATAGCCAGTACGCCCatcaccagcaccagcaccagtaCCATCACCCGCAACATCAAAATCAGCCGCACCCCGCGTCACGCACTATCTCACACGATAGTTTCACGGAGGAGCAGGTGGTGGGTCTCTTCGATGGTGCTGACTGCGGTCATTCAAGCTTCGTCCTGGCGGAAAGACTGTCCGATGTCCCTGGTGCTCGCACCGGCAAGATGCAGTTGTTTTTCGCTAGGGCGACTAAGCTGTGA